Proteins from a genomic interval of Streptomyces fodineus:
- a CDS encoding TetR/AcrR family transcriptional regulator yields the protein MVRAGLTTERLVRAGAELADEVGFDQVTVSALARRFDVKVASLYSHLKNSQDLKTRIALLALEELADRAADALAGRAGKDALTAFADVYRDYARAHPGRYAATRYPLDPEAAAASAGGRHAQMTRAVLRGYDLAEPEQTHAVRLLGSVFHGYVSLESAGGFSHSAPDSQESWTRILDALDSLLRDWPNPS from the coding sequence ATGGTTCGTGCGGGTCTGACGACCGAGCGCCTGGTCCGTGCGGGCGCGGAACTCGCCGACGAGGTCGGCTTCGACCAGGTCACCGTGTCCGCGCTGGCCCGGCGGTTCGACGTCAAGGTCGCGAGCCTCTACTCGCATCTGAAGAACTCCCAGGACCTCAAGACCCGGATCGCGCTGCTGGCGCTGGAGGAGCTGGCCGACCGTGCCGCCGACGCGCTCGCCGGCCGGGCCGGCAAGGACGCCCTCACCGCGTTCGCCGACGTCTACCGCGACTACGCCCGCGCACACCCCGGCCGCTACGCGGCGACCCGGTACCCGCTGGACCCCGAGGCGGCGGCCGCGAGCGCGGGCGGCCGGCACGCGCAGATGACCCGGGCGGTCCTGCGCGGCTACGACCTGGCCGAACCCGAGCAGACCCACGCGGTCCGTCTCCTCGGCAGTGTCTTCCACGGCTACGTCAGCCTGGAGTCGGCCGGCGGATTCAGCCACAGTGCCCCCGACTCCCAGGAGTCCTGGACGCGGATCCTGGACGCCCTCGACTCCCTGCTGCGCGACTGGCCCAACCCCTCCTGA
- a CDS encoding winged helix-turn-helix transcriptional regulator encodes MTRSRAQDPNVCGVTAAIAVIDGKWKTSLLWLLESGPHRPAELRRRLPGLSEKVLTQALREMEEDGLVHREVYDVLPPKTVYTLTGFGRDLSEALGPVSDWGHRRLERLRERGAAS; translated from the coding sequence ATGACACGCAGCCGCGCCCAGGATCCGAACGTCTGCGGAGTGACCGCCGCGATCGCCGTGATCGACGGCAAGTGGAAGACGTCCCTGCTGTGGCTGCTGGAGTCCGGCCCGCACCGGCCCGCCGAACTGCGGCGCCGGCTGCCGGGGTTGAGCGAGAAGGTGCTGACTCAGGCGCTGCGCGAGATGGAGGAGGACGGCCTGGTGCACCGGGAGGTGTACGACGTGCTGCCGCCGAAGACGGTGTACACGCTCACCGGTTTCGGCCGCGACCTGTCCGAGGCGCTGGGCCCCGTGTCCGACTGGGGACACCGCCGCCTGGAGCGGCTGCGCGAACGCGGGGCAGCGTCCTGA
- a CDS encoding NAD(P)-dependent oxidoreductase has translation MSTSTHLPAVTVLGLGPMGRSLAGAFLRAGLRTTVWNRTPGKDRELVEQGVTGAASAEEAVAAADLTVICVVNYDAVDALLRSEPVTTALKGRTVVNLTADTPARARETADWAAAHGIRYLDGAIMTPAPSIGTSQAVFLHSGPRALYEEHRPVLEALGGTHTHLGAEIGRAATFDIALLDLFWTAMAGYAHAVAIARAEGVTAGELAPFAQGIGAILPPLFAEFAQDADDGTYSGAINPLTSAASTMAHVIDVSEAHGIDAGVMRAVEGMARRTIGLGHGTDGFIRVAEVLGRH, from the coding sequence ATGTCCACGTCCACGCATCTTCCCGCCGTCACCGTGCTCGGTCTCGGCCCGATGGGCCGCTCGCTGGCCGGCGCGTTCCTGCGGGCGGGGCTGCGGACCACGGTCTGGAACCGCACCCCGGGCAAGGACCGGGAACTGGTCGAACAGGGGGTGACCGGCGCCGCGTCTGCCGAGGAGGCCGTCGCCGCCGCCGACCTGACCGTGATCTGCGTGGTGAACTACGACGCGGTCGACGCCCTCCTGCGGTCCGAGCCCGTCACCACAGCCCTCAAGGGCCGCACCGTCGTGAACCTGACCGCCGACACCCCGGCCCGGGCCCGGGAGACGGCGGACTGGGCGGCCGCCCACGGCATCCGCTACCTGGACGGCGCGATCATGACCCCGGCCCCCAGCATCGGTACCTCCCAGGCCGTTTTCCTGCACAGCGGACCGCGCGCCCTGTACGAGGAGCACCGGCCCGTTCTGGAGGCACTGGGCGGCACGCACACCCACCTCGGTGCGGAGATCGGCCGCGCGGCCACCTTCGACATCGCGCTGCTCGACCTGTTCTGGACGGCGATGGCGGGCTACGCGCACGCCGTGGCGATCGCCCGGGCGGAGGGCGTCACCGCCGGGGAACTCGCCCCCTTCGCGCAGGGCATCGGCGCGATCCTGCCGCCGCTCTTCGCCGAGTTCGCGCAGGACGCCGACGACGGCACCTACTCCGGCGCGATCAATCCGCTCACCTCGGCCGCCTCGACCATGGCCCATGTCATCGACGTCTCCGAGGCCCACGGCATCGACGCGGGCGTGATGCGCGCCGTGGAAGGCATGGCCCGGCGCACCATCGGCCTCGGCCATGGCACGGACGGCTTCATCCGGGTCGCGGAGGTGCTGGGCCGCCACTGA
- a CDS encoding LysR family transcriptional regulator, with protein MELELRHLRVLCAIADAGSVGRAATQLGYSQPAVSTQLRRIERHLGEPLFERGTSGVRPTRYGAEVVAQARDVLARADAIGHRPAAARARRTLRVAATNSPMLSGTVSRVRTRLPELSLAVTSVYASSRIVELLEEGAVDAAIAADYPGMELSHSGAVRHRGIVTEPTFVALPSRHRLRQCAQVQLADLAEDAWFVTPDDGAGWPGVFYDACAAAGFTPVTVHEFLGDQTQLQSMIADGLGVSLVQPTLRPIPHVVVKPLVGSPLWCRYVLAWRPDTVTDEVVEALSHSATAAYRDLVAQAPHLRAWASRTWSVGA; from the coding sequence ATGGAGCTGGAGCTGCGGCACCTGCGGGTGTTGTGCGCGATCGCCGACGCCGGCAGCGTGGGCCGCGCGGCGACACAGCTCGGCTACTCGCAGCCCGCCGTGAGCACCCAGCTGCGGCGCATCGAGCGTCACCTCGGCGAGCCGCTCTTCGAGCGCGGCACGAGCGGGGTGCGGCCGACCCGGTACGGCGCCGAGGTCGTCGCCCAGGCCCGCGACGTGCTGGCCCGCGCCGACGCCATCGGCCATCGCCCGGCCGCCGCGCGGGCCCGCCGTACCCTGCGCGTGGCGGCGACCAACTCGCCGATGCTGTCCGGCACGGTCTCCCGCGTCCGCACCCGGCTGCCCGAACTGTCCCTGGCGGTCACCAGCGTCTACGCCTCCTCGCGGATCGTGGAGCTGCTGGAGGAGGGCGCGGTGGACGCGGCCATCGCCGCCGACTACCCGGGAATGGAGCTGAGCCACTCCGGCGCGGTGCGGCATCGCGGGATCGTCACCGAGCCGACGTTCGTCGCCCTGCCCTCCCGGCACCGGCTGCGCCAGTGCGCCCAGGTCCAGCTCGCGGACCTCGCCGAGGACGCGTGGTTCGTGACCCCGGACGACGGTGCCGGCTGGCCCGGTGTGTTCTACGACGCCTGTGCGGCGGCCGGGTTCACACCGGTCACCGTCCATGAATTCCTCGGCGACCAGACCCAGTTGCAGAGCATGATCGCCGACGGCCTCGGGGTGTCCCTGGTGCAGCCGACGCTGCGACCGATTCCGCACGTCGTGGTCAAGCCGCTGGTCGGCTCCCCCCTGTGGTGCCGTTATGTGCTGGCCTGGCGTCCCGACACCGTCACCGACGAGGTGGTGGAGGCGCTCTCCCACTCCGCCACGGCCGCCTACCGCGACCTCGTCGCCCAGGCACCCCACCTGCGCGCCTGGGCCTCGCGGACGTGGAGCGTCGGGGCCTAG
- a CDS encoding collagenase: MRYRLALPRRIPGRTLPRTAGRMAGTAVVCVTVAGLLSTPALAAPQQPHIRAATAPRQHASKPSPAAATTAVTERAASQARRISPAQLPPLQPLSARPDRKAAKAPSCTPADFGSRTGSALVTFVKASSTDCVNTLFSVTGKDAHDVFRQAQMLSVAAGYTRTAGQYRGDNSGGLEQLVLFLRAGYYVQFNHPGDVGTYSSRLTTAVTAGLDAFFARAHSRDVTAANGDILGETVILTDSADQQGRYLSVYGRLLNDYDSSYDSVDSMVRAVNDVYTPLWRGNWNPDYVKAVEADPRIIDTLHDFALANTDLLGTDRAFLDSNAGMNLARYVEHPELQDTVRPLTKELLDATAITGPTAGLWVAVATQANSYDSADCAYYDVCDLPAKLTKAVLPVRHQCDGSVSILAQSLTDADLDAACASVLGQSAYFRGLVKADGSVPGQYVSTIQLVVFASRADYQTYAGPIYGISTDNGGMTLDGDPSDPANHVTSIMYQKNYDDGFTARIWNLNHEYTHFLDGRDDMKGDFSQETSVPDVWWIEGVAEYVSYSYRGIADDQAVQEAGKHTYKLSTLFENTYANSDVIRTYPWGYLAVRYMAENHPDDLQRMLARFRVGDYAGGYAVYHDGIGTRYDADFDQWLTACAAGACAKPARA, encoded by the coding sequence ATGCGCTATCGCCTCGCGCTGCCCAGACGCATACCCGGCCGTACGCTCCCCCGTACGGCCGGACGCATGGCCGGCACCGCGGTCGTCTGCGTCACGGTGGCCGGACTGCTGTCCACCCCGGCCCTGGCGGCACCCCAGCAGCCGCACATCCGTGCTGCCACCGCCCCCCGGCAACACGCGTCCAAGCCGTCGCCGGCCGCTGCGACCACCGCCGTCACCGAGCGCGCCGCGAGCCAGGCCCGGCGGATCAGCCCGGCCCAACTCCCGCCTCTGCAGCCGCTGTCGGCCCGCCCGGACCGAAAGGCGGCCAAGGCGCCCTCCTGCACTCCGGCCGACTTCGGCAGCCGTACCGGCTCCGCACTCGTGACCTTCGTGAAGGCCTCGTCGACGGACTGCGTCAACACCCTCTTCTCGGTGACCGGCAAGGACGCGCACGATGTCTTCCGCCAGGCCCAGATGCTCAGCGTCGCGGCCGGGTACACCCGTACGGCCGGGCAGTACCGCGGCGACAACTCCGGCGGCCTGGAGCAACTGGTCCTCTTCCTGCGGGCCGGCTACTACGTGCAGTTCAACCACCCGGGGGACGTGGGTACGTACAGCTCCCGCCTCACCACGGCCGTCACGGCCGGCCTGGACGCCTTCTTCGCCCGGGCCCACTCGCGTGATGTGACGGCGGCGAACGGCGACATCCTCGGCGAGACCGTCATCCTCACCGACAGTGCCGACCAGCAGGGCCGCTATCTGTCCGTCTACGGGCGGCTGCTGAACGACTACGACAGCTCCTACGACTCCGTCGACAGCATGGTCAGGGCCGTCAACGACGTCTACACGCCGCTGTGGCGCGGCAACTGGAACCCCGACTACGTCAAGGCGGTCGAGGCCGATCCGCGCATCATCGACACCCTGCACGACTTCGCCCTCGCCAACACCGACCTGCTCGGCACGGACCGCGCGTTCCTGGACTCCAACGCGGGCATGAACCTCGCCCGTTACGTCGAGCATCCCGAACTGCAGGACACGGTCCGCCCGTTGACCAAGGAACTGCTGGACGCCACCGCGATCACCGGCCCCACGGCCGGGCTCTGGGTCGCCGTGGCCACGCAGGCGAACTCCTACGACAGCGCCGACTGCGCCTACTACGACGTCTGCGACCTGCCCGCCAAGCTGACCAAGGCCGTCCTGCCGGTCCGCCACCAGTGCGACGGCAGCGTCAGCATCCTCGCCCAGTCGCTGACCGACGCCGACCTCGACGCCGCCTGCGCCAGCGTGCTGGGCCAGAGCGCCTACTTCCGCGGTCTGGTGAAGGCAGACGGATCGGTACCCGGCCAGTACGTGTCCACCATCCAGCTCGTCGTCTTCGCCAGCCGGGCCGACTACCAGACCTACGCCGGCCCGATCTACGGCATCAGCACCGACAACGGCGGCATGACCCTGGACGGCGACCCGTCCGACCCGGCCAACCACGTCACGTCGATCATGTACCAGAAGAACTACGACGACGGTTTCACGGCCCGGATCTGGAACCTCAACCACGAGTACACGCACTTCCTGGACGGCCGCGACGACATGAAGGGCGACTTCTCGCAGGAGACGTCCGTGCCGGACGTGTGGTGGATCGAGGGCGTGGCCGAGTACGTGTCCTACAGCTACCGCGGGATCGCCGACGACCAGGCGGTCCAGGAGGCCGGCAAGCACACGTACAAGCTGAGCACGCTGTTCGAGAACACCTATGCCAACAGCGATGTGATCCGTACCTACCCGTGGGGCTACCTCGCCGTGCGCTACATGGCCGAGAACCACCCCGACGACCTCCAGCGCATGCTCGCCCGCTTCCGCGTCGGTGACTACGCCGGCGGATACGCCGTCTACCACGACGGCATCGGCACCCGCTACGACGCCGACTTCGACCAGTGGCTCACCGCGTGTGCCGCGGGCGCCTGCGCCAAGCCCGCCAGGGCCTGA
- a CDS encoding glyceraldehyde-3-phosphate dehydrogenase, producing MTVNDDSFTNWKIREEIAESMIPLIGKLHRERDVTVLLHSRSLVNKSVVSILKTHRFARQIDGAELSVTETMPFLEALTTLDLGPSQIDLGMLATTYKADERGLSVAEFTAEAVAGATGANKIERREPRDVVLYGFGRIGRLVARLLIEKSGSGNGLMLRAIVVRGGGGRAAEDLVKRASLLRRDSIHGQFQGTITVDEDSSTIVANGNEIKVIYADDPSHVDYTEYGIRDAILIDNTGKWRDREGLSKHLRPGIEKVVLTAPGKGDVPNIVHGVNHDTIKPDEQILSCASCTTNAIVPPLKAMDDEYGVLRGHVETVHSFTNDQNLLDNYHKSERRGRSAPLNMVITETGAASAVAKALPDLKAKISGSSIRVPVPDVSIAILNLQLAREASREEVHDYLREVSLTSPLKRQIDFITAPDAVSSDFIGSRHASIVDAGALKVDGDNAILYLWYDNEFGYSCQVVRVVQHVSGVEYPTYPATAV from the coding sequence GTGACTGTCAACGACGACTCGTTCACCAACTGGAAGATCCGCGAGGAGATCGCGGAGTCGATGATCCCGCTCATCGGGAAGCTGCACCGCGAGCGGGACGTGACCGTCCTGCTGCACAGCCGCTCCTTGGTGAACAAGTCGGTGGTCAGCATCCTCAAGACGCACCGCTTCGCCCGGCAGATCGACGGTGCGGAGCTGTCGGTCACCGAGACCATGCCCTTCCTCGAGGCCCTGACCACCCTCGACCTCGGGCCCTCCCAGATCGACCTCGGCATGCTGGCCACCACCTACAAGGCCGACGAGCGTGGCCTGAGCGTGGCGGAGTTCACCGCCGAGGCCGTAGCCGGCGCCACGGGCGCCAACAAGATCGAGCGCCGTGAGCCGCGCGACGTCGTCCTGTACGGCTTCGGCCGCATCGGCCGGCTCGTCGCCCGCCTGCTGATCGAGAAGTCCGGCTCCGGCAACGGGCTCATGCTGCGCGCCATCGTGGTGCGCGGCGGCGGCGGCCGGGCCGCCGAGGACCTCGTCAAGCGCGCCTCGCTGCTGCGCCGCGACTCCATCCACGGCCAGTTCCAGGGCACGATCACGGTCGACGAGGACAGCAGCACGATCGTCGCCAACGGCAACGAGATCAAGGTGATCTACGCCGACGACCCGTCGCACGTGGACTACACCGAGTACGGCATCCGGGACGCCATCCTCATCGACAACACCGGCAAGTGGCGCGACCGCGAGGGCCTGTCCAAGCACCTGCGCCCCGGCATCGAGAAGGTCGTGCTGACCGCGCCGGGCAAGGGCGACGTCCCGAACATCGTGCACGGCGTCAACCACGACACCATCAAGCCGGACGAGCAGATCCTGTCCTGCGCCTCCTGCACCACCAACGCGATCGTCCCGCCGCTGAAGGCGATGGACGACGAGTACGGCGTGCTGCGCGGTCACGTGGAGACCGTCCACTCGTTCACCAACGACCAGAACCTGCTGGACAACTACCACAAGTCCGAGCGCCGTGGCCGCTCCGCGCCGCTCAACATGGTGATCACCGAGACCGGCGCCGCCTCCGCCGTCGCCAAGGCCCTGCCGGACCTCAAGGCGAAGATCAGCGGCAGCTCGATCCGCGTCCCGGTGCCGGACGTTTCTATCGCGATTCTCAACCTGCAGCTGGCCCGCGAGGCCTCCCGCGAGGAGGTCCACGACTATCTGCGCGAGGTGTCGCTGACCTCGCCGCTCAAGCGCCAGATCGACTTCATCACGGCGCCCGACGCGGTCTCCAGCGACTTCATCGGCTCGCGCCACGCCTCGATCGTGGACGCCGGCGCCCTCAAGGTCGACGGCGACAACGCGATCCTCTACCTCTGGTACGACAACGAGTTCGGCTACTCCTGCCAGGTCGTCCGCGTCGTCCAGCATGTGTCGGGCGTGGAGTACCCGACGTACCCGGCGACGGCGGTCTGA
- a CDS encoding glycosyltransferase family 39 protein, translating to MSTSSVPRPESAAAPSRPVRPPTLPWIARRRMPEGALPALALFAAVRFAGILVVILANGVRGHPLVKSLAHSWDSRWYLHIAAHGYGDKIWISPQGAVQTDWAFFPLYPGLIRALSTILPFTPGQAALLISWIAAGVAAYGVYVIGHHLYGRGVATALVALWAAMPHSVELTIAYTESLFAALAIWSLYCVLKRRWLWAGVLAALAGLSRPSGFAIALAVSLAAGYEALRQRGRVPVSLWAGAVLAPLGWLGYVLWVGTQTGDLLGGYFKVQSAWDSRFDFGLGSARFVKALLLHGGGAVYPVALVIVAVGVLLFALLCLERAPLVLVVFAGVLVLLVVGGSGSFSSKPRFLLPAFPLLIPMARALVRTWRVRPAHAVVVYSGLTAASLLFGAYVTAVAHSPL from the coding sequence GTGAGCACCTCCTCAGTACCGCGGCCCGAGTCGGCCGCCGCCCCGTCCCGTCCCGTCCGTCCCCCGACCCTGCCCTGGATCGCCCGGCGCAGGATGCCCGAAGGGGCGCTCCCGGCCCTCGCCCTGTTCGCGGCCGTCCGGTTCGCCGGGATCCTCGTGGTGATCCTCGCGAACGGTGTCCGAGGTCATCCTCTGGTCAAGAGCCTGGCCCACTCCTGGGACTCCCGCTGGTATCTGCACATCGCCGCCCATGGCTACGGCGACAAGATCTGGATCAGCCCGCAGGGCGCCGTGCAGACCGACTGGGCGTTCTTCCCGCTGTATCCGGGGCTCATCAGGGCGCTGAGCACCATCCTGCCGTTCACCCCGGGGCAGGCCGCGCTGCTGATCTCCTGGATCGCCGCGGGCGTGGCGGCGTACGGTGTGTACGTCATCGGACACCACCTTTACGGCCGCGGGGTCGCCACCGCGCTGGTCGCCCTGTGGGCCGCCATGCCGCACTCGGTGGAACTGACCATCGCCTACACCGAGTCGCTGTTCGCCGCGCTGGCCATCTGGTCCCTGTACTGCGTGCTCAAGCGCCGCTGGCTGTGGGCCGGCGTCCTGGCCGCGCTGGCGGGCCTGTCCCGGCCCAGTGGTTTCGCGATCGCGCTGGCCGTCTCCCTCGCCGCCGGCTACGAGGCGCTACGGCAGCGCGGCCGGGTCCCGGTGAGCCTGTGGGCCGGTGCCGTCCTGGCCCCGCTGGGCTGGCTCGGCTATGTGCTGTGGGTGGGCACCCAGACCGGAGACCTGCTCGGCGGGTACTTCAAGGTGCAGAGTGCCTGGGACTCCCGCTTCGACTTCGGGCTCGGCTCGGCGCGCTTCGTGAAAGCCCTGCTGCTGCACGGCGGCGGCGCGGTCTATCCGGTGGCCCTGGTGATCGTGGCGGTCGGCGTGCTGCTGTTCGCGCTGCTGTGCCTGGAACGCGCACCGCTGGTCCTCGTAGTCTTCGCCGGGGTCCTGGTCCTCCTCGTGGTCGGCGGTTCCGGCTCCTTCTCCTCCAAGCCGCGCTTCCTGCTGCCCGCCTTCCCGCTCCTCATCCCCATGGCCCGGGCACTGGTGAGAACCTGGCGGGTCCGGCCGGCCCACGCCGTGGTCGTCTACAGCGGCCTCACCGCCGCGTCCCTGTTGTTCGGCGCCTATGTGACGGCGGTGGCCCACTCACCGCTGTGA
- a CDS encoding PP2C family protein-serine/threonine phosphatase → MPRKRSMDDGDELLARLGSLTAQARERAELQRTQVELAIALQRGMLPRDLPTAPGLHLAVRYTPANLGLNVGGDWYDAFDLPDGRIGLSIGDVQGHNIEAAAFMGQVRAGLRALASVTGEPGELLARTNELLLSLGTELFATCTFMRLDPATGVLESARAGHIPFVWATADGKSGVVDDEGGPPLGIEKGMEFPVSRHRLTTGGVFVLLTDGVVEGPSLNIEHGLDQVVRLAGIAAVAGLEAQALAAAVIKGAESVGHEDDAAVLVVGLDGPGSRP, encoded by the coding sequence ATGCCCCGCAAGCGCTCCATGGACGACGGCGACGAGCTGCTGGCCAGGCTCGGCTCGCTCACCGCCCAGGCGCGCGAGCGCGCGGAGCTGCAGCGCACCCAGGTCGAGCTGGCCATCGCCCTGCAGCGCGGCATGCTGCCCCGGGACCTGCCCACCGCTCCCGGCCTGCACCTCGCCGTCCGCTACACACCGGCCAACCTCGGCCTCAACGTGGGCGGCGACTGGTACGACGCGTTCGACCTGCCCGACGGCCGGATCGGGCTGTCCATCGGCGACGTCCAGGGGCACAACATCGAGGCCGCCGCCTTCATGGGCCAGGTGCGGGCCGGGCTGCGCGCTCTGGCCTCCGTGACCGGCGAACCGGGCGAACTCCTCGCCCGCACCAACGAGCTGCTGCTCTCGCTGGGTACCGAGCTGTTCGCCACCTGCACCTTCATGCGCCTCGACCCGGCCACGGGAGTGCTGGAGAGCGCACGGGCCGGCCACATTCCGTTCGTGTGGGCCACGGCGGACGGCAAGTCCGGCGTCGTCGACGACGAGGGAGGGCCGCCGCTCGGCATCGAGAAGGGCATGGAGTTCCCGGTGAGCCGACACCGGCTCACCACCGGCGGCGTGTTCGTCCTGCTCACCGACGGCGTGGTGGAGGGCCCCTCGCTGAACATCGAGCACGGCCTGGACCAGGTGGTACGCCTCGCCGGTATCGCCGCCGTCGCCGGCCTGGAGGCCCAGGCGCTGGCCGCCGCCGTGATCAAGGGCGCGGAGAGCGTCGGCCACGAGGACGACGCGGCCGTCCTCGTCGTCGGACTGGACGGCCCCGGAAGCCGGCCGTGA
- a CDS encoding MASE1 domain-containing protein — protein sequence MVGIEDLRRPGGYAVQVLAVAACYYGSARLGLLRRLSVEGAVVTPIWPPTGVAVAALLILGLRVWPGITIGALFAVMSLTTPRLDVLGTLAGQTGAPVCAALLLRRARFHLDLGRLRDGVALVFLGALTAMLISSTVGVGLLVVTDKLDAHSFWPVWLAWWVGDAMGVLLVTPLLLLLHGARWPPSPARWKEATALAVAACCLVPVSVYNSISVLFLVYPLLIWAALRFQLVGSMLCALLTSVVAAVAATDGAGAFAGLTRIEIMAKLQAFNGSMALTALLLSALITEQRNTRRSVEKACQELVEVLEHLTAGEAPPPRPPAGVEDTDDGTRRNRSL from the coding sequence GTGGTGGGTATCGAGGATCTGCGCCGGCCGGGCGGTTACGCCGTCCAGGTACTGGCCGTCGCGGCCTGCTACTACGGCTCGGCCCGCCTCGGACTCCTGCGCCGGCTCTCCGTCGAGGGCGCCGTCGTCACCCCCATCTGGCCGCCGACCGGCGTCGCCGTCGCCGCCCTGCTGATCCTCGGCCTGCGCGTCTGGCCCGGCATCACCATCGGCGCCCTGTTCGCCGTGATGTCCCTCACCACCCCGCGCCTCGATGTGCTCGGCACCCTCGCCGGCCAGACCGGCGCGCCGGTGTGTGCGGCGCTCCTGCTGCGCCGGGCCCGCTTCCACCTCGACCTCGGCCGGCTGAGGGACGGCGTCGCCCTGGTGTTCCTGGGCGCGCTGACCGCCATGCTGATCAGCTCGACGGTCGGCGTGGGCCTCCTCGTCGTCACGGACAAGCTGGACGCACACAGCTTCTGGCCGGTCTGGCTGGCCTGGTGGGTCGGCGACGCCATGGGGGTCCTGCTCGTCACCCCGCTGCTGCTGTTGCTGCACGGAGCGCGCTGGCCGCCGTCCCCGGCCCGCTGGAAGGAGGCGACCGCACTGGCCGTGGCCGCCTGCTGTCTCGTGCCCGTGTCCGTCTACAACTCGATCAGCGTGCTCTTCCTCGTCTACCCGCTCCTCATCTGGGCCGCCCTGCGCTTCCAGCTCGTGGGCAGCATGCTGTGCGCGCTGCTGACATCCGTGGTGGCCGCCGTCGCCGCGACGGACGGCGCCGGGGCGTTCGCGGGGCTGACCCGGATCGAGATCATGGCCAAGCTCCAGGCGTTCAACGGCTCGATGGCCCTGACCGCGCTCCTGCTGTCCGCCCTGATCACCGAGCAGCGCAACACCCGGCGCTCGGTGGAGAAGGCCTGCCAGGAACTGGTCGAGGTACTGGAACACCTCACCGCCGGCGAGGCCCCGCCGCCCCGGCCACCGGCAGGCGTCGAGGACACCGACGACGGGACCAGGCGCAACCGGAGCCTGTGA
- the selA gene encoding L-seryl-tRNA(Sec) selenium transferase, with product MPRTDRLLRDPRLSVAVERLGVDVVKGAVREAQRRAREGRIPPEDVPETALALLPGTACGLRPVINATGVLLHTNLGRATLSAAARQAVQEAAGPTDVELDLATGVRARRGRSALAALRGRVPSAGAAHVVNNGAAALVLAATALAAGREVVVSRGEMVEIGDGFRLPDLLVSTGARLREVGTTNRTSAADYAAVIGPDTGFVLKVHPSNFRITGFTRSAQTAELTGLGVPVVVDIGSGLLAPHPALPDEPDAETQLRAGASLVTASGDKLLGGPQCGLLLGDPDLVTALARHPLARALRVDKLTLAALKATLTGPPTPTARALTADPARLRTRADRLAHGLAADGIDVRAVASAATVGGGGAPGVTLPSAALSLPEPYAAALRTGSVPVVGRLESGRCLLDLRAVPEQDDERLAQAVRSVRPGGEGRA from the coding sequence ATCCCGCGCACCGACCGCCTGCTGCGCGACCCCCGGCTGTCCGTGGCGGTGGAGCGGCTCGGCGTCGATGTGGTGAAGGGTGCTGTGCGGGAGGCGCAGCGGCGGGCCCGCGAGGGGCGCATCCCGCCCGAGGATGTGCCGGAGACGGCCCTCGCCCTCCTGCCCGGTACCGCGTGCGGCCTGCGGCCGGTGATCAACGCCACCGGTGTGCTGCTGCACACCAACCTGGGCCGGGCCACGCTGTCGGCCGCCGCCCGGCAGGCCGTGCAGGAGGCCGCCGGGCCCACGGACGTCGAACTGGACCTGGCCACCGGCGTACGCGCTCGCCGTGGCCGCTCCGCCCTCGCCGCCCTGCGCGGGCGCGTGCCGTCCGCCGGGGCCGCGCATGTCGTCAACAACGGCGCCGCCGCGCTCGTGCTCGCCGCCACCGCTCTCGCGGCCGGCAGGGAAGTCGTCGTCAGCCGGGGCGAGATGGTGGAGATCGGCGACGGTTTCCGGCTGCCCGACCTGCTCGTGTCGACCGGTGCCCGGCTCCGCGAGGTCGGTACGACCAACCGCACGAGCGCCGCCGACTACGCCGCCGTGATCGGCCCCGACACCGGGTTCGTGCTGAAGGTGCATCCGTCCAACTTCCGTATCACCGGCTTCACCCGGTCCGCCCAGACCGCCGAACTCACCGGTCTCGGCGTGCCGGTCGTCGTCGACATCGGCTCCGGACTGCTCGCCCCGCATCCGGCCCTGCCCGACGAACCCGACGCCGAGACCCAGCTCCGTGCCGGTGCCTCGCTGGTCACCGCGAGCGGCGACAAACTGCTGGGCGGCCCCCAGTGCGGACTGCTGCTCGGCGACCCGGACCTGGTCACGGCCCTCGCCCGGCACCCGCTGGCCCGCGCCCTGCGCGTCGACAAGCTGACCCTGGCCGCACTGAAGGCCACCCTCACCGGCCCGCCCACCCCGACCGCCCGCGCTCTCACCGCCGACCCCGCCCGCCTGCGCACCCGCGCGGACCGGCTCGCCCATGGCCTCGCCGCCGATGGCATCGACGTACGGGCCGTCGCGTCCGCCGCCACCGTCGGCGGCGGGGGCGCCCCCGGAGTCACCCTGCCCAGCGCGGCCCTCTCCCTGCCCGAGCCGTACGCCGCCGCGCTGCGCACCGGCTCCGTGCCCGTCGTCGGACGGCTGGAGTCGGGCCGCTGCCTGCTGGACCTGCGCGCGGTACCGGAGCAGGACGACGAGCGGCTGGCCCAGGCCGTGCGGTCGGTCCGGCCGGGCGGGGAAGGGCGGGCGTGA